A genome region from Dolichospermum compactum NIES-806 includes the following:
- a CDS encoding chorismate lyase, giving the protein MTTTFNPTNDLILPSSWHCLTPLWQGGEEVVKRGLPHTQLAPTWQLLLLGDGSPTRHVQLLTGEPTEVDVIDMSSIGMNSDHAPAIIQMLPGPRVRRQVWVRTASGQRLYYAASWWEASHVDEYLQNKSLPIWASLARLRTELYRDVQGIYYGDSEALESGFNEQGPFWGRHYLFWHHGQPLTLIYEVFSPFLTKYLGAMNYEG; this is encoded by the coding sequence TTGACTACTACTTTTAATCCCACAAATGACTTAATCTTACCCAGTTCTTGGCATTGTCTAACTCCCTTATGGCAAGGTGGGGAGGAAGTTGTTAAACGCGGTTTACCTCACACTCAGTTAGCACCTACTTGGCAATTATTGCTTTTGGGTGATGGTTCTCCGACTCGACACGTTCAACTGCTGACTGGTGAGCCGACGGAGGTGGATGTGATTGATATGTCATCCATTGGCATGAATTCAGATCATGCACCAGCTATAATTCAAATGTTACCGGGTCCAAGAGTGCGTCGGCAGGTGTGGGTACGAACCGCCTCTGGTCAACGGTTATACTATGCTGCTTCTTGGTGGGAAGCCAGTCATGTAGATGAATATTTACAAAACAAGTCTTTACCAATTTGGGCAAGTTTAGCACGGTTACGGACTGAATTGTATAGAGATGTCCAAGGTATTTATTATGGTGACTCAGAGGCACTAGAGTCAGGTTTTAATGAACAAGGTCCATTTTGGGGTCGCCATTATTTGTTTTGGCATCATGGACAACCGCTAACTTTGATTTATGAGGTTTTTTCGCCTTTTTTAACTAAATACTTGGGTGCTATGAATTATGAAGGTTAA
- the accC gene encoding acetyl-CoA carboxylase biotin carboxylase subunit has translation MKFDKILIANRGEIALRILRACEEMGIATVAVHSTVDRNALHVQLADEAVCIGEPASSKSYLNIPNIIAAALTRNTSAIHPGYGFLSENARFAEICTDHHIAFIGPSPESIRLMGDKSTAKETMQKAGVPTVPGSEGLVESEEEGLAIAKKIGYPVMIKATAGGGGRGMRLVRSEDEFVKLFFAARGEAGAAFGNAGVYIEKFIERPRHIEFQILADNYGNVIHLGERDCSIQRRNQKLLEEAPSPALDPDLRQKMGKAAVKAAQFINYTGAGTIEFLLDKFGKFYFMEMNTRIQVEHPVTEMITGIDLVVEQIRIAQGERLKLTQKEVVLRGHSIECRINAEDPDHDFRPAPGRISGYLPPGGPGVRIDSHVYTDYHIPPYYDSLIGKLIVWGPDRATAITRMKRALRECAITGVPTTIPFHQKIMENPQFLEGNIYTSFVQDMKMQ, from the coding sequence ATGAAATTTGACAAAATATTAATTGCCAATCGAGGAGAAATAGCCCTTCGCATTCTCCGAGCCTGTGAAGAAATGGGAATTGCCACAGTAGCTGTTCACTCCACTGTTGACAGAAATGCTCTCCACGTACAACTTGCAGATGAAGCGGTTTGCATTGGTGAACCTGCCAGCAGTAAGAGTTATTTGAATATTCCCAATATTATTGCTGCTGCACTAACGCGCAATACTAGTGCCATTCATCCTGGTTATGGTTTTTTATCAGAGAATGCCAGATTTGCCGAAATTTGTACCGACCACCACATTGCTTTTATTGGTCCTAGTCCTGAATCTATCAGGCTCATGGGGGACAAGTCCACAGCCAAAGAAACAATGCAAAAGGCTGGTGTACCTACAGTTCCCGGTAGTGAAGGGTTAGTAGAATCTGAAGAAGAAGGATTAGCGATCGCCAAAAAAATTGGTTATCCTGTAATGATTAAAGCCACCGCAGGCGGAGGCGGTCGAGGAATGCGGCTAGTCCGTTCCGAAGACGAATTTGTCAAACTTTTCTTCGCCGCACGAGGGGAAGCAGGAGCAGCCTTTGGCAACGCAGGCGTTTATATAGAAAAATTTATTGAACGTCCCCGTCACATTGAATTTCAGATCCTAGCGGATAACTACGGTAATGTTATCCATCTAGGTGAAAGAGACTGTTCAATTCAGCGTCGTAACCAAAAACTCCTAGAAGAAGCCCCTAGTCCCGCCCTTGACCCTGACTTACGGCAAAAAATGGGAAAAGCTGCCGTTAAAGCCGCCCAGTTTATTAACTACACCGGAGCAGGAACTATTGAGTTTCTTCTAGATAAATTCGGTAAGTTCTACTTCATGGAAATGAACACCCGGATACAAGTTGAGCATCCAGTCACGGAAATGATTACTGGTATAGACTTAGTAGTTGAACAAATTCGCATTGCCCAAGGTGAAAGACTAAAGCTCACACAAAAAGAAGTGGTTCTGAGAGGACATTCCATTGAATGCCGCATTAACGCCGAAGATCCAGATCATGATTTTCGTCCAGCACCCGGTAGAATTAGCGGTTATCTTCCCCCCGGAGGTCCAGGGGTGCGGATTGATTCCCACGTATACACGGACTATCATATCCCCCCTTACTACGACTCCCTGATAGGTAAATTAATTGTCTGGGGACCAGACCGAGCCACCGCCATTACCCGGATGAAACGCGCATTACGAGAATGTGCCATTACAGGAGTCCCTACAACTATTCCCTTCCATCAAAAAATCATGGAAAACCCACAATTCTTAGAAGGTAATATTTACACTAGCTTTGTCCAGGACATGAAAATGCAGTAA
- a CDS encoding YggT family protein, producing the protein MTGVNLTAWILGPVLGVMTFLFIFRIILTWYPQINLNSLPFSVIAWPTEPFLIPLRKFVQPIGGVDITPIILVAIFSFIREILLGQQGLLTMLDR; encoded by the coding sequence ATGACTGGTGTTAACTTGACTGCTTGGATTCTTGGTCCGGTTTTGGGAGTGATGACGTTTTTATTTATTTTCCGCATTATTCTAACGTGGTATCCCCAAATCAATCTTAATAGTTTGCCTTTTAGTGTAATAGCCTGGCCGACTGAACCCTTTTTAATCCCGTTGCGGAAATTTGTACAACCTATTGGTGGTGTGGATATTACCCCGATTATTTTGGTGGCGATTTTCAGTTTTATTCGGGAAATTTTACTGGGTCAGCAAGGGTTACTGACCATGTTAGACAGGTAA